A single genomic interval of Penicillium psychrofluorescens genome assembly, chromosome: 2 harbors:
- a CDS encoding uncharacterized protein (ID:PFLUO_002623-T1.cds;~source:funannotate): MASRQITRRIAISAAISLFLIFFLFIRPHGPPSPAVRAPGHIDHSAAPGITIHDDMLKGDVVMPKLGNATAKAELGRATWKYFHTVMARFPEKPTVDQQDTLRSYIHLFARLYPCGECAAHFQQHLAKYPPQVSSRNAAAGWACFIHNEINIMLDKPEFDCTNLGDFYDCGCEDEGEKKKEEEEGSAASQKESSGGQQHEGLAVEISREA; the protein is encoded by the exons ATGGCCTCCCGCCAAATAACCCGGCGCATCGCCATCAGcgccgccatctccctcttcctaatctttttcctcttcatccgGCCGCACGGCCCGCCGAGTCCCGCCGTTCGCGCCCCAGGACACATCGACCACTCCGCCGCGCCGGGAATCACCATCCACGACGATATGCTGAAGGGGGACGTGGTGATGCCCAAGCTGGGCAATGCGACCGCCAA AGCCGAACTCGGTCGTGCAACTTGGAAATACTTCCACACCGTCATGGCGCGCTTTCCTGAAAAACCAACCGTGGACCAACAGGATACATTGCGCTCGTATATCCACTTGTTTGCCAGACTTTATCCTTG CGGCGAATGCGCTGCGCATTTCCAACAGCATCTCGCCAAGTACCCGCCGCAGGTATCGTCGCGGAACGCCGCGGCTGGCTGGGCGTGCTTTATCCACAATGAGATCAACATCATGCTCGACAAACCCGAGTTCGACTGCACGAACCTGGGCGATTTCTATGATTGCGGGTGTgaggatgaaggagagaagaagaaggaggaggaggagggcagTGCTGCGTCGCAAAAGGAGAGTAGTGGCGGTCAACAGCATGAGGGCCTGGCCGTGGAGATCTCACGAGAAGCGTAA
- a CDS encoding uncharacterized protein (ID:PFLUO_002624-T1.cds;~source:funannotate), with protein MVSFSCENCGDVLTKKKLDPHRGQCRGASFTCIDCMVHFHGTDYRSHTSCMSEAQKYQGALYKEKPAKNNKKGQQNNKSNPNARQLQARVEDASESDNVRSNAPPPPAPTPPPTGAVKAPGIANDGPPVNVFDYLVTDETPNASRVTLPGSKEQMTMVARAPSLFQSSKALAQLEANKTDDEANNYDVAYEENGFSYGDGPIPPSMYPDQIPNVSTEFVTPAPKKKKLKDRRRESLQPPGTVSEKKRKRGQGEELSSPRLELDTPMLDAPSSVLNNAGTPIELNHSGLTGGLNRMMRSPSLDAHEAHESGRRAYQDVSSPIKRTRRNGKESKEPKGTKDTNGDGLGISIKNRAERFVSSMFGGSAVSGSNNGSTEVTSKALVRTRRGSSSSVDDRALEVRKPKKSSHRDAAENRKSKRKSSNPTDDGDRPSRRQKQMDERRGSDRSHSHSPRRNHDHQVTVYKHSKDAVGDVALQREMAHHFLSLVSRDSERGCSVHKALKRFHRDLSDEHDADRGRDQGRSRADRERRVEDEKDLWRALRLRRNDRGEIVVSV; from the exons ATGGTGTCGTTTTCCTGCGAG AATTGTGGCGATGTCCTcaccaagaagaaactcGACCCCCATCGTGGCCAATGCCGCGGCGCGTCCTTCACCTGCATCGACTGTATGGTGCACTTCCACGGCACCGATTATCGCTCACACACG TCCTGCATGAGCGAGGCGCAAAAGTATCAAGGCGCCCTCTATAAAGAGAAGCCGGCAAAGAACAATAAAAAGGGCCAGCAGAACAACAAGTCCAACCCCAATGCccgccagctgcaggccCGGGTCGAGGACGCGTCCGAATCGGACAATGTCAGGAGCAACGCTCCCCCTCCCCCCGCTCCTACGCCCCCTCCGACTGGCGCGGTCAAGGCCCCTGGCATCGCCAATGACGGACCGCCCGTCAACGTGTTCGACTACTTGGTTACCGACGAGACCCCGAACGCGTCGAGGGTGACTCTCCCCGGGTCCAAGGAGCAGATGACGATGGTGGCACGCGCGCCGTCCCTGTTCCAGTCGAGCAAAGCGCTTGCCCAGCTGGAGGCCAACAAGACGGATGACGAAGCCAATAACTACGATGTCGCATACGAAGAAAACGGCTTTTCATACGGCGACGGTCCCATCCCCCCGTCCATGTACCCGGATCAAATCCCCAATGTCTCCACGGAATTCGTGACCCCggcgcccaagaagaagaagctcaaggatCGTCGACGCGAGAGTCTTCAGCCGCCGGGTACTGTTAGtgagaagaagcgcaagcgcgGCCAGGGCGAGGAGCTCAGCAGCCCCCGCCTCGAACTTGATACGCCTATGTTGGATGCGCCGTCGAGTGTGCTCAACAATGCGGGCACGCCCATCGAACTCAACCACTCCGGACTGACCGGCGGGCTGAACCGCATGATGCGCTCCCCGTCGCTGGATGCACACGAGGCTCACGAGAGCGGGCGACGAGCGTACCAGGACGTCTCGTCGCCAATCAAGCGCACCCGTCGCAACGGCAAGGAGAGCAAGGAACCCAAAGGGACCAAGGACACCAACGGCGACGGTCTCGGCATTTCAATCAAGAACCGCGCGGAACGATTCGTATCGTCCATGTTCGGCGGGTCTGCCGTCTCGGGCAGCAACAACGGCAGCACCGAAGTGACCTCCAAAGCGCTAGTACGTACCCGACGcggcagctcctccagcgtcGACGACCGAGCGCTAGAGGTCCGCAAACCCAAAAAGTCGTCCCACCGCGACGCCGCCGAAAACCGCAAGTCGAAGCGCAAGAGCAGCAACCCCACCGACGACGGCGACCGCCCGTCTCGCCGTCAGAAGCAGATGGACGAACGCCGCGGCTCGGACCGCTCACACTCGCACTCGCCCCGTCGCAACCACGACCACCAGGTCACCGTCTATAAACACTCCAAGGACGCAGTAGGTGATGTCGCCCTGCAGCGCGAAATGGCCCACCACTTCCTGTCTCTTGTTAGCCGGGACTCGGAGCGGGGTTGCTCCGTTCACAAAGCTCTCAAACGCTTCCATCGCGACCTGTCCGATGAGCATGATGCAGACCGTGGGCGCGACCAGGGCCGCAGTCGCGCGGACCGCGAACGGCgggttgaggatgagaaggacTTGTGGCGTGCATTGAGGCTGCGGCGCAATGACCGTGGGGAAATTGTTGTCTCAGTATGA
- a CDS encoding uncharacterized protein (ID:PFLUO_002621-T1.cds;~source:funannotate), with amino-acid sequence MGVLDIVRGRDDRDKAVQPETDVYEKQSTAATSGVHNGDPQYALNDEPETRSLEAREDKEVTAHPDSITEGTYAGLQKAEAVALVWSRKAVFGTYAWIWVCFFMLAFHQTMTNLLNPYVFSDFEAAPQITTAYMLANIIGGVMKLPLGKTLNLWGRAEGLMFSLAIYLLGMVILAACTGPNSFAAGYTLYWIGYYCLYLLMDVFVADTSGLRNRAFAFAFIQTPFICTAFTASLAASSVLNTAGWRWGYGIFAIVQFFAFVPLALIFKFYERKAEKMGIYHRQPSGRTTLQSIVHYIHEFDVSYGRSAYDTPTFIVMLVIGFCLFFVFAAWEKWFARTHFIRWELFKKRTILGACALSLVLFFSFELWDFYFQNFFRVVYNVNLTDAGYMLQIYNVGSTFWAIPVGIFIRQTRHFKPICLYFGVPLILLGSGLMIYFRGQEHGIGYVVMCAIFIAFGGGTLVIGEDMAVMSGGDREGIPMMLAMIGLFSNIGGAIGLAVTAAIYNNVWVGALQRHLPDDMKSQAMKISFDGLAAQMNYAPGTPVREALVYAWGWTQRANCIASTCVLVLAIPAVAVWKNYNVDRKQNKGTVL; translated from the exons ATGGGCGTTCTCGATATCGTTCGGGGTCGAGACGACCGAGATAAAGCTGTCCAGCCGGAAACGGACGTTTACGAGAAGCAGAGCACAGCGGCCACTTCCGGGGTCCATAATGGCGATCCGCAGTATGCCCTGAACGACGAACCCGAAACTCGCAGCTTGGAAGCTCGTGAGGATAAGGAGGTCACCGCACACCCCGACTCCATTACGGAGGGCACCTACGCCGGTTTGCAAAAAGCCGAAGCGGTGGCCCTCGTCTGGAGCCGCAAGGCTGTGTTCGGGACGTATGCCTG GATTTGGGTCTGCTTTTTCATGCTGGCTTTTCACCAAACAATGACCAATCTGCTCAATCCATATGTCTTCTCCGACTTTGAGGCGGCTCCGCAGATTACGACCGCGTATATGCTGGCGAACATCATCGGTGGAGTGATGAAATTGCCTCTGGGCAAGACTCTGAACCTGTGGGGTCGTGCGGAGGGCCTGATGTTCTCGCTGGCGATCTACCTATTGGGAATGGTCATTCTGGCCGCTTGCACGGGCCCAAACTCCTTTGCGGCTGGCTATACGCTCTACTGGATTGGATACTATTGTCTGTACCTGCTCATGGATGTGTTTGTTGCCGATACATCCGGGCTGCGGAACCGTGCCTTCGCCTTTGCCTTCATTCAGACTCCTTTCATCTGTACCGCCTTCACCGCGTCCTTGGCTGCATCTTCCGTGCTGAATACGGCTGGCTGGCGCTGGGGATATGGTATTTTTGCCATTGTCCAGTTTTTCGCCTTTGTCCCCTTAGCGCTCATCTTCAAGTTTTACGAGAGGAAGGCCGAAAAGATGGGCATTTACCACCGACAGCCGAGCGGTCGCACCACGTTGCAGTCCATTGTTCACTACATCCACGAATTCGACG TGTCGTACGGTCGCTCGGCGTACGATACCCCCACATTCATCGTGATGCTTGTGATCGGATTCTGCTTGTTCTTCGTCTTCGCAGCGTGGGAGAAGTGGTTTGCTCGCACTCATTTCATCCGGTGGGAACTGTTCAAGAAGCgcaccatcctcggcgcGTGCGCGCTATCTCTCGTTCTGTTCTTCAGCTTTGAGCTCTGGGATTTCTACTTCCAGAACTTCTTCCGGGTCGTCTACAACGTGAACTTGACCGACGCTGGATACATGCTCCAGATCTACAACGTCGGATCCACCTTCTGGGCCATTCCCGTGGGTATCTTCATTCGCCAAACCAGACATTTCAAACCTATCTGTTTGTACTTTGGCGTACCTCTGATCCTCCTCGGTTCGGGATTGATGATCTACTTCCGTGGACAGGAGCACGGAATCGGCTACGTGGTGATGtgcgccatcttcatcgcctTTGGCGGCGGCACGCTGGTCATCGGCGAGGATATGGCAGTGATGTCTGGCGGAGATCGAGAGGGTATTCCGATGATGCTGGCTATGATTGGGTTGTTCTCCAACATCGGCGGCGCAATCGGTCTTGCAGTCACGGCCGCCATCTACAATAATGTGTGGGTGGGCGCGCTGCAGCGCCACCTACCCGATGACATGAAGAGCCAAGCTATGAAAATTTCCTTTGACGGCCTGGCAGCGCAGATGAATTATGCTCCCGGCACCCCCGTCCGCGAGGCTCTGGTTTATGCCTGGGGCTGGACACAGCGGGCCAACTGCATTGCGTCGACTTGTGTTCTCGTGCTGGCAATCCCCGCGGTGGCCGTGTGGAAGAACTATAACGTCGACCGCAAGCAAAACAAGGGCACCGTGCTTTAA
- a CDS encoding uncharacterized protein (ID:PFLUO_002622-T1.cds;~source:funannotate), with product MATLYRAIVCSLVFQHLPWTASAAKEDLRYVNPLIGTDNGGNVFAGASLPYGLAKPVADVAGQNTGGFSTDGSKVTGFSHMHDSGTGGNPSLGNFPLFPQYCADNIVDNCKFPITARAVYHNNHTVVSRPGYFALTLENGIHAEMTAAHRSALYRFTFPAKSAVNGDALDPLILLDLTDLWESRQNASIAIDPHTGRIKGNGTFLPSFGAGYYMSYFCADFAGARVRDSGIWVNDRAGSEPKELFVTRGFNNFYLQAGGWVTFDSPDSGEVTARVGISYISSDQACANAESEIPSPLDDFERLRTEAEEAWADKLSPIKITPGGVSSSMLTSFWSGIYRAMLSPQDMTGENPLWQSNEPYYDSFYCMWDQFRAQMPFLAILDPSALSRMVRSLLDTYKHEGWLPDCRMSLCKGWTQGGSNADVVLADAFVKNITGIDWDLAYKAMVNDAENEPLEWEYEGRGGLQSWKRLNYIPYLDFDYLGFGTNSRSISRTLEYSYNDYSLSVVGRGIGKKDYTKYLSRANNWQNLFKKDQTSYLENGTDTGFVGFLQPKYLNGTWGYQDPIACSALASFCSLTSNPSETFESSVWEYLFYVPHDMATLIKLLGGPESFVSRLDYFHTSGLADIGNEPVFLTVYDYHYAGRPGLSAARAHTYIPASFNASETGLPGNDDSGAMGSFLAWSMMGLFPNPGQNVYLIIPPFFEAAEITHPETNNTATIRNVNFDSSYRNIYIQNATLNGRPYTKSWIGHEFFTQGMTLELTLGETESDWGSRKEDLPPSLSDAVAGMDVHRV from the exons ATGGCTACACTGTATCGAGCCATAGTCTGTTCGTTGGTTTTCCAACACCTACCCTGGACGGCAAGTGCAGCCAAAGAAGATCTCCGCTATGTCAACCCCCTCATCGGTACGGACAACGGCGGCAATGTCTTCGCAGGAGCAAGTCTGCCCTACGGCCTCGCCAAGCCCGTCGCCGACGTAGCTGGCCAAAACACAGGCGGTTTCTCGACGGACGGCAGCAAAGTCACAGGCTTTTCGCATATGCATGACAGTGGCACGGGCGGCAACCCCTCGCTGGGCAATTTCCCATTGTTCCCACAGTACTGCGCCGATAACATCGTGGATAATTGCAAGTTCCCCATCACCGCGCGCGCAGTGTACCACAATAACCATACTGTGGTTTCGCGGCCGGGGTATTTTGCATTGACCCTTGAGAATGGAATCCACGCCGAGATGACCGCGGCGCATCGCTCGGCGTTGTATCGGTTTACATTTCCCGCTAAGTCGGCGGTGAATggcgatgccctcgaccCGCTGATACTGTTGGACTTGACGGATCTGTGGGAGAGTCGGCAGAATGCGTCTATTGCCATCGACCCGCACACGGGCCGGATCAAGGGGAACGGCACGTTTCTGCCCAGTTTCGGAGCTGGTTATTACATGTCGTACTTTTGCGCCGACTTCGCTGGCGCGAGGGTTCGTGATAGTGGTATCTGGGTGAATGACCGTGCGGGTTCGGAGCCAAAGGAGCTGTTTGTTACGCGGGGATTCAACAATTTCTATCTCCAAGCCGGGGGGTGGGTTACTTTTGATTCGCCCGACAGCGGAGAAGTGACTGCGCGAGTTGGCATCAGCTATATCAGCTCCGACCAAGCATGTGCGAATGCCGAGTCCGAAATCCCCAGCCCGCTTGATGACTTTGAGCGGCTGCGCACAGAGGCCGAAGAGGCATGGGCGGACAAGCTGAGCCCGATCAAGATCACCCCTGGAGGTGTTAGTAGTTCCATGCTCACCAGTTTCTGGAGCGGAATCTATCGAGCCATGCTGTCTCCGCAAGACATGACGGGCGAGAACCCCCTGTGGCAGAGCAACGAGCCATACTATGACTCTTTCTACTGCATGTGGGACCAGTTCAGAGCCCAGATGCCCTTCCTGGCGATTTTGGACCCTTCTGCGCTGTCGCGGATGGTGCGCAGCTTGCTTGATACTTACAAGCATGAAGGATGGCTTCCTGACTGCCGCATGAGTCTCTGCAAGGGCTGGACGCAGGGCGGGTCCAACGCGGACGTGGTTCTCGCGGATGCATTTGTCAAGAATATTACGGGTATTGACTGGGACCTCGCCTACAAGGCAATGGTAAATGATGCCGAGAACGAGCCACTAGAATGGGAATAcgaagggcgaggagggctcCAGAGCTGGAAGCGGCTCAATTACATCCCCTACCTCGACTTCGACTATCTCGGCTTTGGCACCAACTCGCGCAGTATCTCGCGCACTCTGGAGTACTCGTACAATGACTACAGCCTGTCTGTGGTGGGTCGGGGAATCGGGAAAAAGGACTATACCAAGTATCTGTCGCGGGCGAATAACTGGCAGAATCTTTTCAAGAAGGACCAGACGTCGTACCTGGAAAACGGCACGGATACGGGCTTTGTGGGATTCCTTCAGCCCAAGTATCTTAATGGTACTTGGGGCTATCAGGATCCAATTGCGTGCAGTGCGCTGGCATCCTTTTGCTCGCTGACCTCTAACCCGTCTGAGACATTCGAGTCCAGTGTATGGGAGTATCTTTT CTACGTCCCCCATGACATGGCAACATTgatcaagctcctcggtgGCCCAGAATCGTTCGTCTCCCGACTAGACTACTTCCACACCTCCGGGCTCGCCGACATCGGGAACGAACCGGTCTTCCTCACAGTCTACGATTACCACTATGCAGGCCGACCGGGTCTTTCCGCAGCCCGCGCGCACACCTACATCCCAGCATCCTTCAATGCGTCCGAAACCGGCCTGCCCGGCAACGACGACTCCGGCGCAATGGGTTCCTTCCTGGCCTGGAGCATGATGGGTCTCTTCCCAAACCCAGGCCAGAATGTTTACCTGATCATTCCGCCCTTTTTTGAGGCTGCTGAGATCACACACCCGGAGACCAATAACACCGCTACGATTCGGAATGTCAATTTCGATAGCTCCTACCGCAATATCTATATTCAGAATGCTACGCTGAACGGCAGACCGTATacgaagagctggatcgGACATGAGTTTTTCACTCAGGGTATGACCCTCGAGCTCACCCTCGGCGAGACGGAGAGTGATTGGGGTTCACGCAAGGAGGATCTGCCGCCGAGCTTGAGTGATGCAGTGGCAGGGATGGATGTGCATCGGGTATAA